Proteins found in one Xenopus laevis strain J_2021 chromosome 1L, Xenopus_laevis_v10.1, whole genome shotgun sequence genomic segment:
- the LOC108712235 gene encoding uncharacterized protein LOC108712235, which yields MPPAQETTFFTKMQSLQRKTLEDRKQFLKDNNICFRCCTTTSHFARNCEVSVSCSECGSTEHNMALHPGPPSQAVHQTEDHEKKQIDTDKTNTVVTSQCTEICKGVVGGKSCSKICLVRVYPASHRDKAIKAYAILDDQSNRSLAKSTFFDTFNITGPGSPYSLRTCAGTVETAGRKATGYKVESIDGQTCLSLPTILECNQIPDNRSEIPTPEVAAYHPHLKRIAHQIPELDPEAPIALLLGRDILRVHKARGQINGSQNAPYAQRLDLGWVIIGDVCLGGAHKPISVNSMLTNTLESRRPSLFQPCQNSFLIKEMPHRDPVPCPFMDPSSEDHACDGERDHLGCTVFHRSREDNKVAMSIEDRLFLEIMDQGMTKDNSKSWVAPLPFRPQRQRLPDNKELVYNRFISLKHKLQKTPEMKENFRTFYVYVSNRVLRIRRSTSPQQWHYVPTQHNPTDYATRSVAACHLKATTWFTGPAFLYRSTACNIGCDTFELIDPDADEEIRPEVSVLNTVTSDRQLESHRFSRFSTWMSLVRAIAILIHIAFKSYTSTLPVSQKPCKGWHHCKSAFTASNLERSKDIIIHTIQHECYTKEIEYLRKGQTVSKDSALRRLDPVIDQGGLMRIGGRLQEAKVDFREKHPIVIPGHHHVATLLIRHHHLQTKHQGRMFTEGNLRAAGLWIVGAKRRVSQVIFNCITCRKLRGVSQNPKMASLPAERLSTDPPFTNVGLDVFGPWSVATRHTRGVHTGAKRWAVMFTCMSSRAVHIEVIESMDASSFINAFRRFIAIRGPVKCIRSDRGTNFVGAVKELQIPSNLDTAKVDRYLNEQGCTWTFNPPHSSHMGGVWERMIGIARKILDSIFSQVGSTRLTHESLVTFLAEVSAIMNARPLTTLSSDPEDLMILTPAMLLTQKTSTLSAPSGEFTEKDLYRRQWRQVQSLSNVFWDKWRKEYVSTLQSRRKWQTNKPNIRPGDVVLMKDHQSHRNEWPLGLITNTFPSKDGNVRKAEVKICKLGECKLFLRPTTELVLLFSPEKTSSDIC from the coding sequence ATGCCCCCTGCACAAGAAACCAcattctttactaaaatgcagagccttcagagaaAGACTTTAGAAGACCGCAAACAGTTCCTCAAAGACAACAACATCTGCTTCAGGTGCTGCACTACAACATCACACTTTGCCAGGAACTGTGAGGTCAGTGTGTCATGCTCAGAATGTGGTAGTACAGAACACAATATGGCTTTACACCCTGGGCCACCCTCTCAGGCAGTACACCAAACAGAGGATCATGAAAAGAAGCAGATAGACACTGACAAAACCAACACAGTAGTCACTTCTCAGTGTACCGAGATCTGTAAAGGAGTGGTAGGAGGAAAGTCCTGCTCGAAAATCTGCCTTGTCAGAGTTTACCCGGCCAGTCACAGAGATAAGGCGATCAAGGCATACGCAATCTTAGACGATCAAAGCAACCGGTCTTTAGCAAAATCCACCTTTTTTGACACCTTCAACATCACAGGACCCGGTTCTCCCTACTCCTTAAGGACATGTGCAGGTACAGTGGAGACGGCGGGGAGGAAGGCAACGGGATACAAGGTAGAGTCCATAGATGGGCAGACCTGCTTGTCACTGCCAACCATACTGGAGTGCAACCAAATTCCTGACAACCGTTCTGAGATACCTACACCAGAAGTAGCAGCATACCACCCCCACCTGAAGCGTATAGCTCACCAGATACCAGAACTGGATCCAGAAGCACCAATAGCCTTACTCCTAGGAAGAGACATACTACGTGTTCACAAGGCTAGAGGACAGATTAACGGTTCCCAAAACGCTCCATACGCCCAGAGACTTGACCTAGGGTGGGTCATCATAGGAGATGTCTGTCTAGGTGGAGCACACAAGCCGATCTCTGTCAACAGCATGCTCACCAACACACTTGAAAGTAGACGTCCTTCCTTATTCCAACCATGTCAGAACAGTTTCCTGATAAAAGAAATGCCACATAGAGATCCTGTCCCTTGTCCCTTCATGGATCCTTCCAGCGAAGACCATGCCTGCGATGGTGAACGAGATCACTTAGGGTGTACAGTTTTCCATAGGTCAAGAGAAGACAACAAGGTCGCAATGTCCATAGAAGACAGACTGTTCTTGGAGATCATGGATCAAGGAATGACAAAGGACAATTCAAAAAGCTGGGTCGCGCCTTTACCATTTAGACCCCAGAGACAACGCTTACCTGACAACAAAGAACTTGTCTATAACAGATTTATCTCCCTCAAGCACAAACTTCAGAAGACACCAGAGATGAAAGAaaatttcagaacattttatgtCTACGTCTCCAATCGAGTGCTGAGGATCAGGAGATCCACTAGTCCTCAACAGTGGCACTACGTGCCTACACAACATAATCCCACAGACTACGCAACCAGATCCGTCGCAGCCTGCCACCTGAAAGCCACAACATGGTTCACAGGTCCTGCGTTCCTGTACCGTTCAACGGCTTGCAACATCGGATGTGACACATTTGAATTGATAGACCCAGACGCAGATGAGGAGATCCGACCCGAAGTGTCTGTTCTTAACACAGTGACTTCAGATCGTCAACTCGAATCCCATCGTTTCAGCAGGTTCTCCACCTGGATGTCTCTGGTCCGTGCGATAGCCATCTTGATTCATATAGCATTCAAGTCCTACACATCTACATTACCTGTGAGTCAGAAACCTTGTAAAGGTTGGCATCACTGCAAGAGCGCCTTTACAGCTTCCAATCTGGAGAGGTCCAAGGACATAATAATCCACACAATTCAACATGAATGTTACACTAAGGAGATAGAATACCTCAGGAAAGGCCAAACAGTCTCTAAAGACAGCGCTTTGAGAAGACTTGATCCCGTCATTGACCAAGGTGGGTTGATGAGAATAGGAGGCCGCCTTCAGGAAGCCAAAGTAGACTTCAGAGAAAAACACCCTATAGTAATTCCGGGACATCACCATGTCGCGACCCTACTCATACGACATCACCATCTTCAAACAAAACACCAAGGCCGAATGTTTACCGAAGGGAATCTACGAGCCGCTGGACTATGGATTGTTGGAGCGAAGAGACGTGTAAGCCAGGTCATTTTCAACTGCATTACCTGTCGCAAACTTCGTGGTGTGTCTCAGAACCCAAAAATGGCCAGTCTCCCAGCTGAAAGACTCAGCACAGATCCTCCCTTCACTAACGTTGGCTTGGACGTGTTCGGCCCTTGGTCAGTGGCTACCAGGCACACAAGAGGTGTTCACACCGGTGCAAAGCGTTGGGCAGTCATGTTTACTTGCATGTCCAGTAGGGCAGTCCATATAGAAGTGATCGAATCTATGGATGCTTCCAGCTTCATAAATGCATTCCGACGGTTTATCGCCATTAGAGGACCTGTGAAATGTATTCGTTCAGATAGAGGCACAAATTTCGTTGGAGCAGTAAAAGAACTCCAAATTCCTTCCAATTTGGATACGGCCAAGGTGGACAGATACCTAAATGAGCAAGGATGCACATGGACCTTTAATCCACCGCATTCCTCCCACATGGGCGGCGTCTGGGAAAGGATGATAGGGATAGCAAGGAAAATCTTGGATTCCATCTTCTCGCAGGTAGGGAGTACGAGACTCACACACGAAAGTCTGGTCACATTCTTGGCAGAAGTCTCAGCCATCATGAACGCAAGACCGTTGACTACCCTTTCCAGTGACCCTGAAGATTTGATGATCCTTACCCCTGCCATGTTACTCACACAGAAGACCAGCACCCTGAGTGCTCCATCTGGAGAATTTACTGAAAAAGACCTGTATAGACGTCAATGGAGGCAGGTGCAAAGTCTTTCTAATGTCTTCTGGGACAAATGGAGAAAAGAGTATGTCTCTACCTTGCAGTCGAGAAGGAAGTGGCAAACTAACAAGCCGAACATCAGACCTGGGGATGTCGTGCTCATGAAAGACCACCAATCACATCGGAATGAGTGGCCACTGGGCCTCATCACCAACACTTTTCCAAGCAAGGATGGGAATGTACGTAAGGCCGAGGTCAAAATCTGTAAGCTTGGCGAGTGCAAACTATTCCTCAGACCAACAACAGAGCTCGTGTTGTTGTTTTCACCTGAGAAGACAAGTAGTGACATCTGTTGA